The Streptomyces sp. SS1-1 genome has a segment encoding these proteins:
- a CDS encoding GlxA family transcriptional regulator: protein MSLPRLHRVAVLVSEGAKPLDVGIPAQVFTTRASMPYEVRVCGATPGPVTGGDGLSYAVAHGLDALAWADIVFVPGYRHPDRDDPPRPVVDALIEAHARGARLAAISTGAFTLAATGLLDGRRATTHWHYTRALAARHPQIQVDENVLFVDEGSVLTSAGAASGIDLCLHILRGDLGVAASNHAARRLVAAPYRSGGQAQYVPRSVPEPLGERFGATREWALHRLGEPLTLDVLARQAGVSARTFSRRFVEETGYTPMQWVMRARIDLARELLERSQRSVEQIAADVGLGTGANLRLHFQRILGTTPSDYRRTFTRGE, encoded by the coding sequence GTGTCACTCCCCCGTCTGCACCGTGTCGCCGTCCTCGTCAGCGAGGGCGCCAAACCGCTCGACGTCGGCATCCCCGCGCAGGTGTTCACGACCCGGGCGAGCATGCCGTACGAGGTGCGGGTGTGCGGGGCGACGCCCGGCCCGGTGACCGGCGGGGACGGCCTGTCGTACGCGGTCGCCCACGGCCTCGACGCGCTGGCCTGGGCGGACATCGTCTTCGTGCCGGGCTACCGGCATCCGGACCGCGACGACCCGCCGCGGCCGGTCGTCGACGCGCTGATCGAGGCGCACGCCCGGGGCGCGCGGCTCGCCGCCATCTCGACCGGCGCCTTCACGCTCGCCGCCACCGGCCTGCTCGACGGCCGGCGCGCCACCACGCACTGGCACTACACCCGCGCCCTCGCCGCCCGGCATCCGCAGATCCAGGTCGACGAGAACGTCCTGTTCGTCGACGAGGGCAGCGTGCTGACCTCGGCCGGTGCCGCCTCCGGCATCGACCTGTGCCTGCACATCCTGCGCGGCGACCTCGGGGTGGCCGCCTCCAACCACGCGGCCCGCCGGCTGGTGGCGGCCCCGTACCGCAGTGGCGGTCAGGCCCAGTACGTCCCGCGCAGTGTGCCGGAGCCGCTGGGCGAGCGCTTCGGCGCGACCCGGGAGTGGGCGCTGCACCGGCTCGGTGAGCCGTTGACCCTCGACGTCCTGGCACGGCAGGCGGGGGTGTCGGCGCGCACGTTCTCCCGGCGTTTCGTGGAGGAGACCGGCTACACGCCGATGCAGTGGGTGATGCGGGCCCGGATCGACCTGGCCCGTGAGCTGCTGGAACGGTCGCAGCGCAGCGTCGAGCAGATCGCGGCCGACGTCGGCCTGGGCACCGGCGCGAATCTGCGCCTGCACTTCCAGCGCATCCTCGGCACGACACCGAGCGACTACCGGCGCACCTTCACCCGGGGCGAGTGA
- the gap gene encoding type I glyceraldehyde-3-phosphate dehydrogenase: MTRIAINGFGRIGRNVLRALLERDSALEIVAVNDLTEPATLARLLAFDSTAGRLGRPVTVDGDTLVVDGRRIKVLAEREPAQLPWAELGVDIVLEATGRFTSAKAARAHLDAGARKVLVSAPSDGADVTLAYGVNSDSYDPDLHTIVSNASCTTNALAPLAKVLHELAGIEHGFMTTVHAYTQEQNLQDGPHRDARRARAAGVNIVPTTTGAAKAIGLVLPDLDGKLSGDSIRVPVPVGSIVELNTTVARDVTREDVLAAYRTAAEGPLAGVLEYSEDPLVSSDITGNPASSIFDSALTRVDGRHVKVVAWYDNEWGFSHRVIDTLELLAAR, encoded by the coding sequence ATGACTCGCATCGCCATCAACGGTTTCGGCCGCATCGGACGCAACGTGCTGCGCGCCCTGCTGGAGCGCGACAGCGCCCTCGAGATCGTCGCCGTCAACGACCTGACGGAGCCCGCGACGCTCGCCCGGCTGCTGGCGTTCGACAGCACGGCCGGCCGGCTCGGGCGTCCGGTGACGGTCGACGGGGACACCCTCGTGGTCGACGGGCGGCGCATCAAGGTCCTGGCCGAGCGTGAGCCGGCGCAGCTGCCCTGGGCCGAGCTGGGCGTGGACATCGTGCTGGAGGCCACCGGCCGGTTCACCTCGGCGAAGGCCGCCCGCGCGCACCTGGACGCCGGGGCCCGCAAGGTGCTGGTGAGCGCGCCGTCGGACGGCGCGGACGTCACCCTCGCCTACGGCGTCAACTCCGACTCCTACGACCCGGACCTGCACACGATCGTCTCGAACGCCTCGTGCACCACGAACGCGCTCGCGCCGCTGGCCAAGGTGCTGCACGAGCTCGCCGGGATCGAGCACGGCTTCATGACGACCGTGCACGCCTACACCCAGGAGCAGAACCTCCAGGACGGTCCGCACCGCGACGCCCGGCGCGCCCGTGCCGCCGGCGTCAACATCGTCCCGACGACGACCGGCGCCGCCAAGGCGATCGGCCTGGTCCTGCCCGACCTCGACGGCAAGCTGTCCGGCGACTCGATCCGGGTGCCGGTGCCGGTGGGCTCGATCGTCGAGCTGAACACGACGGTCGCCCGGGACGTGACCCGCGAGGACGTGCTGGCCGCCTACCGCACCGCGGCCGAGGGCCCGCTCGCCGGCGTCCTGGAGTACTCCGAGGACCCGCTGGTGTCCTCCGACATCACCGGCAACCCGGCCTCGTCGATCTTCGACTCGGCTCTGACCCGCGTCGACGGCCGCCACGTCAAGGTGGTCGCCTGGTACGACAACGAGTGGGGCTTCTCCCACCGCGTGATCGACACCCTGGAGCTGCTCGCCGCTCGCTGA